The genomic window CTCCTTATGTACGTACATACGTATTTATATAATAATTATATTTTATAAATTTTCTTTTGTCAATATATTATTTATGAAAAAAATGTATTTTTAATAGATTAGTCGGCAATAAAAAAAGGTATTGTATGATTTTACAATACCTTTAATCAATATTATTTTTATAGAGATTTTTAATTTTCCTCTTTATATCTTCTAATCATATCTAAAACTTCCATATTTTCATCAAGAGTAATTCTTACAGTAGAATTTGGATTAGCAACTGTAGTTTCCTCTTCATGACCATTTTTACCTATTAAAGTCATTACAGGAAGTTTAATTTTTCTAGGGTCATATTTAGGAGTAACAACTTCTAATTCTTCCCCTGTTTCTAATCTATTTCTTATAGCAAGAACATATTGGTTATCTCCAATTTTATCAATTACTTTTGCTACTAATTGATGAGTTTGGCTATAAGAATTTCTGTCATTGTAATTTTGAGCTTCTGCTCCAGGTTTTCCATGATAAAATCCCTCTGTATATAATCTATGAGAAGTTGATTCTAATTCTTTTATCCATTTTTCTTCAAAAGAATAATTTCCAGCATAATATTTATCAATAGCTTCTCTATATGTTTTAACAACATTAGCTACATAATAAATTCCTTTCATTCTTCCTTCAATTTTTAAAGAATCTACACCAGCTTCTAATATATCATCAATCATTCTTATTGTACATAAATCTTTTGAACTAAAGATAAATGTTCCGTGCTCATCTTCAAATACAGGCATATATTCTCCAGGTCTTTTTTCTTCAACTACAGAATATCTCCATCTACAAGATTGAGCACAATCTCCACGATTAGCATCTCTCCCTGTCATATAGTTACTTAATAAACATCTTCCAGAAATAGACATACACATAGCTCCATGAATAAATACTTCAATTTCAATATCAGGAACTTTGGCTCTAATTTCTTTTATATTTTCTAAAGATATTTCTCTAGCAAGAACAACTCTTCTAGCTCCCATATCTCTCCAAGCTTTAACAGATACCCAGTTTGTATTACTTGCTTGTGTACTTACACTGATTGATAAGTTTGAATTTTGTTTTACAATTTGGAATACTCCTAAGTCAGCAACAATAACTCCATCAACATTTATACTTTCTAAGAATTTTACATATTCTGGTAAATCTTCTAATTCTTCATTGTGTGGAATTACATTTAAAGTAACATAAACTTTTTTTCCTAAAGAGTGGGCATACTCAACAGTTTTTGTAAGCTCTTCATCAGAAAAGTTATTACTTCCAGCTCTTAAGTTAAAAGCTTTTCCTCCTAAAAATACTGCGTCAGCTCCATAATGGAAAGCCATTTCCATTTTTTCAATATTTCCTGCTGGAGCCAATAATTCAACTTTTTTCATTACATCTCCTCTTTCTTTATATATCAATTAATTTTTAAATTAATCTATCTTTGTAGTATAATCTCCAAACTTAGTTATTTCGTGGAAGAATCTAAGTTTAACAGTTCCTACAGGTCCATTTCTTTGCTTACCTATGATTACTTCTGTTATTCCTTTTTCATCTGTATTTTCGTTATAATAATCATCTCTATAAAGGAAAATAACCATATCAGCATCTTGCTCTATTGCTCCTGATTCTCTTAAATCAGAAAGCATAGGTCTTCTATCAGACCTTTGTTCTGGAGCTCTGGAAAGTTGTGATAAAGCTATGATTGGAACATCTAATTCTCTAGCAATTCCTTTTAATGACCTTGAAATATCAGAAATTTCTTGTTGTCTGTTATCTCCTTTTCCAGAACCTTTTATAAGTTGTAAATAGTCAATTATTATTGCATCAAGTCTACCCATAGCTTTTAATTTTCTAGCTATTGACCTTATTTCCAAAACATTTACACTTGGAGTATCAGCTATATGAATTTTAGCTTCTGAAAGTTGCCCACAAGCTACACCAATTTTTCCCCATTCATCATCTGTTAAAAAACCATTTCTAATTTTTTGTAATCCAATTCCAGATTGAATAGACAAAAGTCTTTGTAAAAGTTGAGCACTAGACATTTCAAGACTGAATAATAAAACTCCTTTTTCTGAACGAGTGGCCATATTAAGAGCTATATTTAAGGCAAAGGCTGTTTTTCCCATGGCTGGTCTAGCTGCTAATACAACTAAATCAGAAGGATGAAATCCACTTGTCTTTTCATCAAATACAGAAAAGCCAGATGAAATTCCAGTAGTAACTCCTTTATTTCTAACTATAACCTCTAATCTTTTTAACTCTTCTGTTATAGCTTCTCTTATATTTATAATTTCTTTTGAATCTTTATTTTCAGCAATTTTAAAAATAAGTCCCTCTGCTTTATCAAGAATTACATCAGCATCTTCATAACCTTCATAGGCCATTTCAACAATTTTTGTTCCTGCTGCTCCAAGACTTCTAAGCAAAGCTTTTTCTTTTACAATTTTAGCATAGGACATAAGATTAGCTGCTGTTGGAACATCTCTTATGATATCCATAAGTGTTTCCTCTCCACCAGCTTCTTCAAATTTACTCATTTTTTTTAATTTTTCAGATACTAAGACAGGGTCAATATTTTCTTGATTGCTATAACAAGATGTCATAGCTTCAAAAATATATTTATGAGCTACTTTATAAAAATCATCTCTTCCTATTATTCCAATAATTTCTCCAAAAGCTTCTGGTTTTAAAAATACTCCTCCTAGAACAGCTTTTTCAGCTTCCATACTACTTGGCACTGTCTTAAATTTTTCTAACTTTTCTTCCATAATTATCCTTTTGTTACTACTGTGATTTCAGCTTTTACCTCTGGATGTAATTTAACTGTTACTTTATGTTCTCCTAAAGCTTTTATACTGCATTCAATTTTCTTTCTATCAATTTTTATTCCAAATGCTTTCTCTAATTCAGAAGAAACCTCTTTATTAGTGATAGCTCCAAATAATTTTCCATTTTCTCCAACTTTTACTTCAATAACTAATTTTTCTTTTTCTAATCTTTCTTTTAAAGCTATTGATTTTTGTTTTTCTTCTTCATTTCTTTTTTCATCTTTTTTCTTTTGATTTTCTATTCTTTTTAATTCTTCTGGAGTAGCTATAATTCCTTTATTGTTTTTTAATATAAAGTTTTTAGCATACCCATCAGAAACAGATATTAAATCTCCTTTTCTTCCTTGTCCTGCTACATCCTGTGTTAAAATAACTTGTATTTTTGCCATTATTTTTTCCCTCCGTTGTTAATTTTTATTATATGTATTTTCAAAAAATCAAAGCACTCTAATGCTCCTAATATAAAAGTAATTCCTGAAAAATAAAATCCTAATATAAAAGATATTGCTTGACTTAAGATATTTATTTTTAGCTTACTATTTATTAAAGTATATATAAGTTTTATTCCATAAAGTGTATATGAAATTTTTAAAATTTCTATCACATTCATAGCTAATATTTTTCCATATGGTGAATATCTTTGTGTAAAAAATGCTATTATATAAATAATTATCCACTCATATGAAATTTTCCAATCTTTATATGTATTTCTCATAAGTGATAAATAAGTTAAATAAACTACCACTCCAGAATACATAAAGACTAAGAAAATTTTATATTCACTTAAGTATCTTAAAATTATACTTAAATCTCTTTGACTAAATCCATATTGGTTTACATAAATATCACTTACAGTTTTCTTTAAAAGTTCAATAGCTTCTCCAGCATATCCTAAAAAGAATAAGATAAATCCTGTTGAAACTAAAGATGTTAAAATTATTCTATCGTATATTTTAACTTTTATTTTAGAAATTTCAAATCCATAATAAAAAGCCTCTATGACTAAAAACACAGATACATATAACATCATACTAAATCTACTTAAGATACTTATAAGAAGCAGAGTAGTAATGTTAGTAATAAATATTTCTTTAGAATTCATAGTTCTGTTTGTTTTTATTTTATAGACTGGAAATACAAAACTTATTAACGGAAAAATAGAAGCGATATTGTATACTAAAAAAGATACTATTGTTGTTTTTAATATACTCATAAAATTTAAGTCAAGTCTGTTATTTTTTAATTCCATTAATTTAACCCCTCTAAATATGATACAATATTTTTAGTCATATTATCTTTTGATTTTTCTTTTACCTCTTTTTTAAATACATAGGCAGTTTTTAATTTTGATTTTGTAATCTGTTGTACAATTTCTTGGAATGGTAAATTATAATAATCACTTTCCATTGATTCCTTAGAAAATTCATTTTCTCTAAAAGCTATATAAAGAATATTATCTTCTATCTTAAGAGGAAAAGCATCAGCTAAGAAAGCTTTATAAGTTGGCTTTTCATCTTTAGCTGCCTTTAATATATCATTCCATTTATTTTTTACTTCATCAATAGAAATTATTCTTTCCTTTTCAGTTTTAGAAATTTCAATATTATTTTCTTTAGGGGAAACAATAACCTCTTTATAGATAATTTCAGTTTCTTTAGGTTTTTCAGAGATTTTTATTATATTATTAAGTACAACATGACCTAAAAGCCTTTTGTCTTCTTCATACTTAAACTTATTAAGACTATCATAGACCCCACCTATAATTTTTAAGCCCTCTTCTACAGAAATTCTTTCACATATGACTTCATCTTTGATATATTTTGCAAAATCTTTAAAATATTTTTCAATATCTATAGAATCTATCCATAATTTTTCTAAAAATTCTACTCCTCTTTTTAAAGATTTACTTTTTATTATATCATAAAATTCTCTTAATGTCTCCTTAGAAGTTACACCTAATATTTCACTTGTTTTACTTTCTATAATATCTTGGTTTAAATTAGCAATTATAACCCTTTCTAAAATAGAAATACTATCTCTCATACTTCCACCAGAAGATTCATAAATTAATTCTAAACTACCATTATCAATTTTTATATTTTCTTTTTCACAAATATCTGATAATTTTTCACTGACCTCTTTGTAGCTAAGAGTTTTAAAATCATATCTTTGACATCTTGAAATAATAGTTGGTAATATTTTATCTGGCTCTGTTGTAGCAAGTATAAAAATTACATGTTCAGGTGGTTCTTCTAAAGTTTTTAACAAAGCATTAAATGCTTCTTTTGTAAGCATATGAACTTCGTCTATTATATATATTTTTTTTCTACCTTTTGAAGGTCTATAATTAATTTTGTCTTTTAACTCTCTGATTTCATCAATACCTCTATTGGAAGCAGCATCAATTTCTACCAAATCAATAAAACTACCTTTATCTATCTCTTGACAGTTTTCACAATGGTTACAAGGTGTACTACTAATTCCATTGTTTAAGCAGTTTACCCCTTTGGCTATAAGTCTAGCTGAAGTAGTTTTCCCAACTCCTCTTGGACCACTAAATAGATAGGCATGAGATAATTTATTATTATCCAAAGAATTTTTGAGAGTTTTTATAATATCTGATTCACCAGCTACTTCTTCAAAAGTTTTTGGTCTATATTTTCTATATAGTGTTA from Fusobacterium sp. FSA-380-WT-3A includes these protein-coding regions:
- a CDS encoding U32 family peptidase — its product is MKKVELLAPAGNIEKMEMAFHYGADAVFLGGKAFNLRAGSNNFSDEELTKTVEYAHSLGKKVYVTLNVIPHNEELEDLPEYVKFLESINVDGVIVADLGVFQIVKQNSNLSISVSTQASNTNWVSVKAWRDMGARRVVLAREISLENIKEIRAKVPDIEIEVFIHGAMCMSISGRCLLSNYMTGRDANRGDCAQSCRWRYSVVEEKRPGEYMPVFEDEHGTFIFSSKDLCTIRMIDDILEAGVDSLKIEGRMKGIYYVANVVKTYREAIDKYYAGNYSFEEKWIKELESTSHRLYTEGFYHGKPGAEAQNYNDRNSYSQTHQLVAKVIDKIGDNQYVLAIRNRLETGEELEVVTPKYDPRKIKLPVMTLIGKNGHEEETTVANPNSTVRITLDENMEVLDMIRRYKEEN
- the dnaB gene encoding replicative DNA helicase, which gives rise to MEEKLEKFKTVPSSMEAEKAVLGGVFLKPEAFGEIIGIIGRDDFYKVAHKYIFEAMTSCYSNQENIDPVLVSEKLKKMSKFEEAGGEETLMDIIRDVPTAANLMSYAKIVKEKALLRSLGAAGTKIVEMAYEGYEDADVILDKAEGLIFKIAENKDSKEIINIREAITEELKRLEVIVRNKGVTTGISSGFSVFDEKTSGFHPSDLVVLAARPAMGKTAFALNIALNMATRSEKGVLLFSLEMSSAQLLQRLLSIQSGIGLQKIRNGFLTDDEWGKIGVACGQLSEAKIHIADTPSVNVLEIRSIARKLKAMGRLDAIIIDYLQLIKGSGKGDNRQQEISDISRSLKGIARELDVPIIALSQLSRAPEQRSDRRPMLSDLRESGAIEQDADMVIFLYRDDYYNENTDEKGITEVIIGKQRNGPVGTVKLRFFHEITKFGDYTTKID
- the rplI gene encoding 50S ribosomal protein L9, producing MAKIQVILTQDVAGQGRKGDLISVSDGYAKNFILKNNKGIIATPEELKRIENQKKKDEKRNEEEKQKSIALKERLEKEKLVIEVKVGENGKLFGAITNKEVSSELEKAFGIKIDRKKIECSIKALGEHKVTVKLHPEVKAEITVVTKG
- the dnaX gene encoding DNA polymerase III subunit gamma/tau → MHVTLYRKYRPKTFEEVAGESDIIKTLKNSLDNNKLSHAYLFSGPRGVGKTTSARLIAKGVNCLNNGISSTPCNHCENCQEIDKGSFIDLVEIDAASNRGIDEIRELKDKINYRPSKGRKKIYIIDEVHMLTKEAFNALLKTLEEPPEHVIFILATTEPDKILPTIISRCQRYDFKTLSYKEVSEKLSDICEKENIKIDNGSLELIYESSGGSMRDSISILERVIIANLNQDIIESKTSEILGVTSKETLREFYDIIKSKSLKRGVEFLEKLWIDSIDIEKYFKDFAKYIKDEVICERISVEEGLKIIGGVYDSLNKFKYEEDKRLLGHVVLNNIIKISEKPKETEIIYKEVIVSPKENNIEISKTEKERIISIDEVKNKWNDILKAAKDEKPTYKAFLADAFPLKIEDNILYIAFRENEFSKESMESDYYNLPFQEIVQQITKSKLKTAYVFKKEVKEKSKDNMTKNIVSYLEGLN